The Phocoena phocoena chromosome 4, mPhoPho1.1, whole genome shotgun sequence genome contains a region encoding:
- the HES1 gene encoding transcription factor HES-1 — protein sequence MPADIMEKNSSSPVAATPASVNTTPDKPKTASEHRKSSKPIMEKRRRARINESLSQLKTLILDALKKDSSRHSKLEKADILEMTVKHLRNLQRAQMTAALSTDPSVLGKYRAGFSECMNEVTRFLSTCEGVNTEVRTRLLGHLANCMTQINAMTYPGQPHPALQAPPPPPPGPGGPQHAPFAPPPPLVPIPGGAAPPPGGAPCKLGSPAGEAAKVFGGFQVVPAPDGQFAFLIPNGAFAHSGPVIPVYTSNSGTSVGPNAVSPSSGPSLTADSMWRPWRN from the exons atgccagctgatataatggagaaaaattcCTCGTCCCCGGTGGCTGCTACCCCAGCCAGTGTCAACACGACACCGGATAAACCAAAGACAGCATCTGAGCACAGAAAG tcaTCAAAGCCTATCATGGAGAAAAGACGAAGAGCAAGAATAAATGAAAGTCTGAGCCAGCTGAAAACACTGATTTTGGATGCTCTTAAGAAAGAT AGCTCACGGCATTCTAAGCTGGAGAAGGCCGACATTCTGGAAATGACAGTGAAGCACCTCCGGAACCTGCAGCGGGCGCAGATGACGG CCGCGCTAAGCACAGACCCGAGCGTGCTGGGGAAGTACCGCGCCGGCTTCAGCGAGTGCATGAACGAGGTGACCCGCTTCCTGTCCACGTGTGAGGGCGTTAACACCGAGGTGCGCACCCGGCTCCTCGGCCACCTGGCCAACTGCATGACCCAGATCAACGCCATGACCTACCCTGGGCAGCCGCACCCCGCCTTACAGGCGCCGCCGCCACCCCCTCCGGGACCCGGAGGTCCGCAGCACGCGCCGTTCGCGCCGCCTCCGCCGCTCGTGCCCATCCCCGGGGGTGCGGCGCCCCCTCCCGGCGGCGCGCCCTGCAAGCTGGGCAGCCCGGCTGGAGAGGCGGCTAAGGTGTTCGGCGGCTTCCAGGTGGTGCCGGCTCCCGACGGCCAGTTTGCCTTCCTCATCCCCAACGGGGCCTTCGCTCACAGCGGCCCGGTCATCCCAGTCTACACCAGCAACAGCGGGACCTCCGTGGGCCCCAACGCGGTGTCGCCTTCCAGCGGCCCCTCGCTCACGGCGGACTCCATGTGGAGGCCGTGGCGGAACTGA